The Ornithinimicrobium faecis genome includes a window with the following:
- a CDS encoding APC family permease — MASTPHESPRQAADHAPDEATGPGLHRNLKVWEVTALSVGFMGPVMAMSLNGIGVAGLVGKAVPFTFIVSFAGTMAVAYAFIRLTRYFTHAGSVYALAGATLGPRAGFFGGFALLGTYLFFSACIVGACAVFFDAMLTELGVSVPTWGWLIVGLVASLGALALNLRESKTVTRVLLTIGMVGIVTMLGLAFVIITRVGSGNAPVSTGLDFGTLLPGDASWTAVMTAAVFGFLSWAGFESGTTLGEETKDPKRTIPIALTLAVVLAGVIYTIVMFAQSVGFGTDQAGIDAFAGASSTLTQLSSTYIGSWFAVLISIIAFCVAFASLLSCSAAAARLVYAMARDGFGPPALARTNATGAPSTATYVVIGLAIALMLFLAVIGGGPVEVYYWFATIATLCMVVAYGMASVGVLRHTFRPGSPIKAWEAIVPALGLGFLIYVYVVQVEGQEAPYTYFPWIAGAWCLLGLVVIIAAPRLAERIGARISQEDLS; from the coding sequence ATGGCGAGCACACCTCACGAGAGCCCCCGGCAGGCCGCAGACCACGCCCCTGACGAGGCCACCGGCCCAGGCCTCCACCGCAACCTGAAGGTCTGGGAGGTCACCGCTCTCTCGGTCGGCTTCATGGGCCCGGTCATGGCGATGTCGCTCAACGGCATCGGCGTCGCCGGCCTGGTCGGCAAGGCCGTCCCGTTCACCTTCATCGTCTCCTTCGCGGGGACCATGGCGGTGGCCTACGCCTTCATCCGCCTGACCCGCTATTTCACCCACGCCGGCAGCGTCTATGCCCTGGCCGGTGCCACCCTCGGCCCGCGGGCAGGCTTCTTCGGTGGCTTCGCCCTGCTCGGCACCTATCTGTTCTTCTCCGCCTGCATCGTCGGCGCCTGCGCGGTGTTCTTCGACGCGATGCTCACCGAGCTCGGTGTCAGCGTGCCGACCTGGGGGTGGCTGATCGTCGGGCTGGTCGCCAGCCTCGGGGCCCTGGCTCTCAACCTGCGCGAGTCCAAGACCGTCACGCGCGTCCTGCTGACGATCGGCATGGTCGGCATCGTGACGATGCTGGGCCTGGCGTTCGTGATCATCACCCGCGTCGGCAGCGGCAACGCCCCGGTCAGCACCGGCCTCGACTTCGGCACGCTGCTGCCCGGTGACGCCTCGTGGACCGCGGTCATGACTGCGGCGGTCTTCGGCTTCCTGTCCTGGGCGGGCTTCGAGTCCGGCACCACGCTCGGCGAGGAGACCAAGGACCCCAAGCGCACCATCCCGATCGCGCTGACCCTGGCCGTCGTGCTCGCCGGTGTCATCTACACCATCGTGATGTTTGCGCAGTCGGTCGGCTTCGGCACGGACCAGGCCGGCATCGACGCCTTCGCCGGTGCCAGTTCCACGCTCACCCAGCTCAGCTCGACCTACATCGGCTCCTGGTTTGCCGTCCTGATCTCGATCATCGCCTTCTGCGTCGCCTTCGCCTCGCTGCTCAGCTGCTCGGCCGCGGCCGCCCGCCTGGTCTATGCGATGGCCCGCGACGGCTTCGGCCCGCCAGCACTGGCCCGGACCAATGCCACCGGCGCCCCCAGCACCGCGACCTACGTCGTCATCGGCCTGGCGATCGCGCTCATGCTGTTCCTGGCCGTCATCGGCGGGGGCCCGGTCGAGGTCTACTACTGGTTCGCCACCATCGCCACCCTCTGCATGGTCGTGGCCTATGGCATGGCCTCCGTCGGCGTCCTGCGGCACACCTTCCGCCCCGGCTCCCCCATCAAGGCCTGGGAGGCGATCGTCCCCGCCCTGGGTCTGGGCTTCCTCATCTATGTCTATGTCGTGCAGGTCGAGGGCCAGGAGGCGCCCTACACCTACTTCCCCTGGATCGCCGGCGCCTGGTGCCTGCTCGGTCTGGTTGTCATCATCGCCGCGCCACGGTTGGCTGAGCGGATCGGCGCCCGCATCTCACAGGAGGATCTCTCATGA
- a CDS encoding MerR family transcriptional regulator — protein sequence MLTISQLAAYAGVTVRAVRHYHAKGLLPEPERDHSGYRRYDAAAVTELVRIRTLAGAGVPLSRVRELLAADDEAFAGAVDEIDRRLRGEIRGLQQHRRQIAQLAAGESLALPPEVVAYLERMREFGFDERIIALERDSWILLAAQMPDQVELLMRHKRAQVEDEQLRRLYLNMGELAECTPDDPRLPDLADRVAAFIEAASAYNEGVEFEDDVSEEVIALLDAVFVEALPAAPRLLELLEERGWTGWTDIQRAEPVRPDRGANF from the coding sequence GTGCTGACGATCAGCCAGCTGGCTGCCTATGCCGGCGTCACGGTCCGGGCGGTCCGCCACTATCACGCCAAGGGCCTGCTGCCGGAGCCCGAGCGCGACCACTCCGGCTATCGCCGCTATGACGCGGCCGCGGTCACCGAGCTGGTGCGGATCCGCACCCTGGCCGGCGCCGGCGTGCCCCTGTCACGGGTCCGTGAGCTGTTGGCTGCTGACGACGAGGCCTTCGCCGGGGCCGTCGACGAGATCGACCGGCGCCTGCGCGGCGAGATCCGCGGTCTGCAACAGCACCGCCGTCAGATCGCCCAGCTCGCCGCCGGCGAGAGCCTGGCCCTGCCGCCGGAGGTGGTGGCCTATCTGGAGCGGATGCGTGAGTTTGGCTTCGACGAGCGGATCATCGCGCTCGAGCGCGACAGCTGGATCCTGCTGGCGGCCCAGATGCCCGACCAGGTGGAGCTCCTGATGCGCCACAAGCGGGCCCAGGTTGAGGACGAGCAGCTGCGCCGTCTCTACCTCAACATGGGGGAACTAGCCGAGTGCACACCCGACGACCCCCGCCTGCCCGACCTCGCCGACCGGGTTGCGGCCTTCATCGAGGCTGCCTCCGCCTACAACGAGGGCGTCGAGTTCGAGGACGACGTCAGCGAGGAGGTCATCGCCCTGCTGGACGCCGTCTTCGTCGAGGCCCTTCCCGCGGCTCCGCGACTGCTCGAGCTGCTGGAGGAGCGTGGCTGGACGGGGTGGACCGACATCCAGCGAGCGGAGCCTGTTCGTCCCGACCGCGGCGCCAACTTCTGA
- a CDS encoding glutamine synthetase family protein, protein MTSARHRDSPGLTPLTFVATSDLTGLTKGRVVPTAGMPSGASTGWVPANFGIGVDGHIVEDIPFDSSGDLRLLPDPEAVHQISGVPGKPDLTVAIANVVHTDGSPWSCCTRTILRDTITALQQEFGLTSEVAFEHEFADLDGDTPHHPFSWRNFRAAEPIGSHLVTAMQASGLELENWLPEYGRHQYEVVVERAAPVAAADRALLLRDLVRDVFGAFDRRASFTPMIAPGETGAGVHIHFSLQDADGGNPLFAPDRPGRLSELGARFAAGILKYAPSLAAIYAPLAISYERLRPHNWSSGGVFLGVENREALLRICPTIEIDGQDPKPQLHFEFRAGDIGANPWLLLAVVLRAGLEGLRQELEPAEVVVGDPRQEQITELPHDLAEALELFEQDTDVRSWLGDDLVDTYLAVKRVELAAVADMTDEEKCTWYADIY, encoded by the coding sequence ATGACCTCAGCACGACACCGCGACAGCCCCGGGCTGACACCGCTCACCTTTGTCGCCACGAGCGACCTCACCGGGCTCACCAAGGGACGGGTCGTCCCAACAGCCGGTATGCCGTCAGGCGCCTCCACCGGCTGGGTGCCGGCCAACTTCGGGATCGGTGTGGACGGACACATCGTGGAGGACATCCCCTTCGACTCCAGCGGGGATCTGCGGCTGCTGCCAGACCCCGAGGCGGTCCACCAGATCAGTGGTGTCCCCGGCAAACCCGACCTCACCGTGGCGATCGCCAATGTGGTCCACACCGATGGCTCCCCGTGGTCGTGCTGCACGCGGACCATCCTGCGGGACACCATCACTGCCCTGCAGCAGGAGTTTGGGCTCACCTCGGAGGTCGCCTTCGAGCACGAGTTCGCCGACCTGGACGGCGACACCCCGCACCACCCGTTTTCCTGGCGCAACTTCCGGGCCGCCGAGCCGATCGGCTCACACCTGGTGACCGCGATGCAGGCCAGCGGTCTGGAGCTGGAGAACTGGCTGCCGGAGTATGGCCGCCACCAGTATGAGGTCGTCGTCGAGCGGGCGGCCCCGGTGGCTGCCGCCGACCGCGCTCTCCTGCTGCGTGACCTCGTCCGCGACGTCTTCGGGGCCTTCGACCGGCGCGCGAGCTTCACGCCGATGATCGCTCCCGGCGAGACCGGCGCCGGAGTGCACATCCACTTCAGCCTCCAGGACGCCGATGGCGGCAACCCGCTCTTTGCACCCGACCGGCCGGGGCGGTTGTCCGAGCTCGGAGCTCGGTTTGCGGCGGGCATCCTGAAATATGCCCCCTCCCTGGCCGCGATCTATGCCCCCCTGGCCATCTCCTATGAACGACTGCGCCCCCACAACTGGTCCTCGGGCGGAGTCTTCCTCGGGGTGGAGAACCGCGAGGCGCTGCTGCGCATCTGTCCGACCATCGAGATCGACGGACAGGACCCGAAGCCGCAGTTGCACTTCGAGTTCCGCGCCGGCGACATCGGCGCCAACCCGTGGCTGCTGCTCGCTGTCGTCCTGCGCGCCGGCCTGGAGGGTCTGCGCCAGGAGCTCGAGCCTGCCGAGGTCGTCGTGGGCGACCCCAGGCAGGAGCAGATCACCGAGCTCCCGCACGACCTGGCCGAGGCCCTGGAGCTGTTCGAGCAGGACACGGACGTGCGCTCCTGGCTGGGCGATGACCTCGTCGACACCTATCTCGCGGTCAAGCGCGTTGAGCTGGCCGCTGTTGCCGACATGACCGATGAGGAGAAGTGCACCTGGTATGCCGACATCTACTGA
- a CDS encoding sensor histidine kinase, whose translation MARARGLSVRLKLTLSYAGLVILVGGLLLAVVWVFLLRYVPESAARTPGPFSPGRDDLIRAFAPKAVWALVGLVVVGLLGGWFLSGRMLAPLTRLTDATRRAASGSLSHRVNLSGRQDEFRELADSFDTMLARLEAHVAEQRRFAANASHELRTPLSISQTLLDVAHRDADRDTEELLERLRTVNTRAIDLTEALLVLSRADSGSFTREPVDLSLLAEEAIETLLPLAERHGVAIQSSGDTTPALGSPALLLQLTTNLLHNAIIHNVREHGTVTVSTTRGDGLGILSVENTGERLTPQHIAILTEPFQRGTERIRTDDAGVGLGLAIVKSITLAHDGTLTLTPVDGGGLRATVELPAEQH comes from the coding sequence ATGGCTAGAGCGCGTGGGCTGAGTGTCCGGCTCAAACTCACCCTCAGCTATGCCGGGCTCGTGATCCTGGTCGGCGGCCTGCTGCTGGCCGTGGTCTGGGTGTTCCTGCTGCGCTACGTGCCCGAGAGCGCCGCCCGGACTCCCGGTCCGTTCTCGCCCGGTCGCGACGACCTGATCCGCGCCTTTGCGCCCAAGGCGGTCTGGGCCCTCGTCGGCCTCGTGGTGGTCGGTCTGCTCGGCGGGTGGTTCCTCTCGGGACGGATGCTCGCGCCTCTCACCCGCCTCACGGATGCCACGCGCCGTGCGGCAAGCGGATCGCTGTCCCACCGGGTCAACCTGTCGGGCCGGCAGGACGAGTTCCGTGAGCTGGCTGACAGCTTCGACACCATGCTGGCCCGGCTCGAGGCGCATGTCGCCGAGCAGCGCAGATTCGCTGCCAACGCCTCCCACGAGCTGCGGACCCCGCTGTCGATCTCCCAGACCCTGCTCGACGTCGCCCACCGGGACGCGGACCGCGACACCGAGGAGCTGCTGGAGCGCCTGCGCACCGTCAACACCCGAGCGATCGACCTGACCGAGGCGCTGCTGGTGCTCAGTCGCGCGGACTCAGGCTCATTTACCCGGGAACCCGTCGACCTGTCGCTGCTCGCCGAGGAGGCCATCGAGACCCTCCTCCCGCTCGCGGAGCGGCACGGCGTCGCCATCCAGAGCTCCGGGGACACGACGCCAGCGCTGGGCTCTCCCGCCCTCCTGCTGCAATTGACGACGAACCTGCTGCACAACGCGATCATCCACAATGTTCGTGAGCACGGCACGGTCACGGTGAGCACCACGAGAGGTGACGGGCTCGGCATACTCTCTGTCGAGAACACCGGCGAGCGGCTCACGCCCCAGCACATCGCAATCCTCACCGAACCCTTCCAGCGGGGCACCGAGCGGATCCGCACCGATGATGCCGGCGTCGGCCTCGGCCTGGCCATCGTCAAGAGCATCACCCTGGCGCACGACGGCACCCTCACCCTGACCCCCGTGGACGGGGGCGGGCTCAGGGCCACGGTGGAGCTGCCCGCCGAGCAGCACTGA
- a CDS encoding amidohydrolase family protein, which produces MPTSTESLSTASTSTATTSTESPSAEWLSGLDLVDHHCHGVIESDLTRDVFEDLITESDAPAPAGTTHFDTQLGLALRAHCPPLLDLPAFASPQDYLARRVELGAQEVNQRLLRASGITDYVVETGFAPDLILTPDQMGERSGARTAEVVRLEFLAEQVAAEHEPADFLTAFRARLDHELASAVGVKSIAAYRGGFELDPTPPSDADVTRAVEHWRSETPAGQPLRLTDPVIIRAGWWEAINRSVPIQLHVGYGDPHVDLHRTNPLLLSDLLRNARGSGASFLLLHCYPFHREAGYLAHVFEHVYCDVGLAVNYTGAQSAQVIAESLELTPFHKALFSSDAFGAAELYHLGALLFRRGLGESLDRWAGADGWPLEEQQRIAGLICSENARRVYGLDHRGGATGASG; this is translated from the coding sequence ATGCCGACATCTACTGAGTCACTGTCTACGGCGTCAACGTCTACTGCAACAACGTCTACCGAGTCACCGTCTGCTGAGTGGCTCTCCGGTCTTGACCTCGTCGACCACCACTGTCACGGCGTCATCGAGTCGGACCTGACGCGGGACGTCTTCGAGGACCTGATCACCGAGTCCGACGCCCCCGCCCCTGCGGGCACGACCCACTTCGACACCCAGCTCGGGCTGGCCCTGCGTGCGCACTGCCCACCGCTGCTGGACCTGCCCGCCTTCGCCTCCCCGCAGGACTATCTCGCCCGCCGCGTCGAGCTCGGGGCCCAGGAGGTCAACCAGCGGCTGCTGCGTGCCAGCGGCATCACGGACTATGTCGTGGAGACCGGGTTCGCGCCCGACCTGATCCTGACCCCCGACCAGATGGGCGAGCGCTCCGGTGCCCGCACCGCCGAGGTGGTCCGCCTGGAGTTCCTCGCCGAGCAGGTGGCGGCCGAGCACGAACCGGCCGACTTCCTGACCGCCTTCCGTGCCCGACTGGACCACGAGCTGGCCTCGGCGGTCGGGGTGAAGTCCATCGCGGCATACCGCGGCGGTTTCGAGCTGGATCCCACGCCACCGAGCGATGCGGACGTCACCCGCGCCGTCGAGCACTGGCGCTCCGAAACCCCTGCGGGGCAGCCGCTGCGGCTCACCGACCCCGTGATCATCCGCGCTGGCTGGTGGGAGGCGATCAACAGGTCCGTGCCGATCCAGCTGCACGTGGGCTATGGCGACCCGCACGTCGACCTGCACCGGACCAACCCGCTGCTGCTGAGCGACCTGCTCCGCAACGCTCGCGGCAGCGGCGCGAGTTTCCTTCTCCTGCACTGCTATCCGTTCCACCGCGAGGCCGGCTATCTCGCGCATGTCTTCGAGCACGTCTACTGCGATGTGGGACTGGCGGTGAACTACACCGGCGCACAGTCCGCGCAGGTGATCGCCGAGTCCCTGGAGCTCACGCCCTTCCACAAGGCGCTGTTCTCCTCCGACGCCTTCGGTGCCGCCGAGCTCTATCACCTTGGGGCACTGCTGTTTCGGCGCGGTCTGGGCGAGTCCCTGGACCGCTGGGCGGGGGCCGACGGCTGGCCGCTCGAGGAGCAGCAGCGGATCGCGGGGCTGATCTGCAGCGAGAACGCACGGCGCGTCTACGGACTGGACCACCGCGGTGGGGCCACCGGGGCGAGCGGGTGA
- a CDS encoding M20 metallopeptidase family protein: MSTPHTDPSPGHLSELHRQWLAALEPELPGALEVRRRVHADPHLSGAEGPTAELVAAALGIAMEPVAQTGRAGRTGPDQGPSVLLRAELDALPVNEATGVDWAADTGRMHACGHDVHLAALVAVVRAAAHLDLPLGLVPVLQPREETYPSGAQDVVASGLLARHETVAAIGAHVHPGVPAGQVATGAGVVNAASDEIEIVLTGNGGHGAYPHHAADPVSALGHIVLGLPEVVRRTVSPMHAATISVGHVQAGEASANVLPSQARLLATMRTTDDRDRRAIPEQVRRLAEHQAQAFGVTADVRIIAGEPVLYNDPDLVERVDGWLERTGVVPTEPMRSLGADDFSFFGELVPSVMCFVGVRVEGHDETPPPLHHPRFLPVDDAVGDVARTLINGYLAAVELHHR; encoded by the coding sequence GTGAGCACTCCGCATACGGACCCGTCGCCGGGGCACCTGAGCGAGCTGCACCGGCAGTGGCTCGCCGCGCTCGAGCCGGAGCTGCCAGGGGCCCTCGAGGTGCGCCGACGGGTGCACGCCGACCCGCACCTGTCGGGGGCTGAGGGGCCGACGGCCGAGCTGGTCGCGGCCGCGCTGGGCATCGCGATGGAGCCGGTCGCACAGACGGGACGCGCGGGGCGGACCGGTCCTGACCAGGGGCCCAGCGTGTTGCTGCGCGCCGAGCTCGACGCGCTGCCAGTGAACGAGGCGACCGGGGTGGACTGGGCCGCCGACACCGGGCGGATGCACGCCTGCGGCCACGACGTGCACCTGGCCGCGCTCGTCGCGGTGGTCCGCGCCGCTGCCCACCTCGACCTGCCGCTCGGGCTGGTCCCGGTGCTGCAGCCACGGGAGGAGACCTATCCCTCTGGCGCCCAGGATGTCGTGGCCTCTGGACTCCTGGCCCGACACGAGACGGTCGCCGCGATCGGCGCGCACGTGCACCCGGGCGTGCCAGCGGGTCAGGTCGCCACCGGGGCGGGCGTGGTCAACGCCGCCTCCGACGAGATCGAGATCGTGCTCACCGGCAACGGCGGCCACGGGGCCTATCCCCACCATGCTGCCGACCCGGTGTCTGCCCTGGGACATATCGTCCTCGGCCTGCCGGAAGTCGTGCGGCGCACCGTCTCTCCGATGCACGCCGCCACGATTTCGGTCGGCCACGTGCAGGCCGGTGAGGCGAGCGCCAACGTGCTCCCTTCGCAGGCCCGCCTCCTCGCCACGATGCGGACCACCGACGACCGCGACCGGAGGGCTATTCCGGAGCAGGTGCGCCGGCTGGCCGAGCACCAGGCGCAGGCCTTCGGGGTCACGGCGGACGTGCGGATCATTGCCGGGGAGCCCGTGCTCTATAACGACCCGGACCTGGTCGAGCGGGTGGACGGTTGGCTGGAGCGCACCGGTGTCGTGCCGACCGAGCCAATGCGCTCCCTGGGCGCCGACGACTTCTCGTTCTTCGGTGAGCTGGTGCCCTCTGTCATGTGTTTCGTCGGGGTGCGGGTCGAGGGGCACGACGAGACCCCTCCCCCGCTGCACCACCCCCGCTTCCTACCGGTCGACGACGCTGTGGGCGACGTCGCCCGGACCCTGATCAACGGCTATCTGGCCGCCGTGGAGCTGCACCACCGCTGA
- a CDS encoding MurR/RpiR family transcriptional regulator, with translation MDEDQVDGTPVTVAQLTRDRLGELSAGERKVGRALLSAYPVAGLETVAELATRAGVSAPTVVRFVARLGFAGYPHLQRALMSEVHAQMGSPVRQIPLQAEMPAGEEFLPFNAETHAGLIRRSFEDLPTSEFEAAISLLCDESLRIHVVGGRFSHLLAAYLVSHLQLLRAGVTAVPPDEFSRTSLVADASRQDLLVVFDYRRYDPATVRLAQAMATAGARTLLLTDPWLSPVADVAEVVLSSRVESPSPFDSLVPGLALVETLVTAAMEARGQAGRSRVELMESVRDGLSPENPAPLEPFQPETEISPTDH, from the coding sequence ATGGACGAGGACCAGGTCGACGGCACGCCCGTCACCGTCGCACAGCTGACCCGGGATCGACTGGGTGAGCTGAGCGCCGGCGAGCGCAAGGTCGGCCGCGCACTGCTGTCCGCCTATCCGGTGGCCGGCCTGGAGACAGTCGCCGAGCTCGCCACCAGGGCAGGGGTCAGCGCTCCGACCGTGGTGCGCTTCGTCGCCCGCCTCGGGTTCGCCGGCTATCCGCACCTGCAGCGCGCTCTGATGAGTGAGGTCCACGCCCAGATGGGCTCACCGGTGCGGCAGATCCCGTTGCAGGCGGAGATGCCCGCCGGCGAGGAGTTCCTCCCCTTCAATGCCGAGACGCACGCCGGCCTGATCCGCAGGTCCTTTGAGGACCTGCCCACCAGCGAGTTCGAGGCTGCCATCAGCCTGCTGTGTGACGAGTCTCTGCGGATCCACGTGGTCGGCGGGCGCTTCAGCCACCTGCTGGCCGCCTACCTCGTCTCCCACCTGCAACTGCTGCGCGCAGGTGTCACCGCCGTGCCGCCCGACGAGTTCTCCCGCACATCCCTGGTGGCCGACGCCAGCCGCCAGGACCTGCTGGTCGTCTTCGACTACCGCCGCTATGACCCGGCCACGGTGCGCCTGGCCCAGGCGATGGCGACCGCCGGTGCCCGCACCCTGCTGCTGACCGACCCGTGGCTCTCGCCCGTCGCCGACGTCGCCGAGGTCGTCCTGTCCAGCCGCGTCGAGTCGCCCTCACCCTTCGACTCGCTCGTCCCCGGACTGGCGCTGGTCGAGACCCTGGTCACGGCGGCGATGGAGGCCCGCGGTCAGGCCGGACGATCGCGGGTCGAGCTGATGGAGTCGGTTCGCGACGGACTCAGCCCCGAGAACCCTGCTCCACTGGAGCCCTTCCAGCCTGAAACAGAGATTTCACCGACAGACCATTGA
- a CDS encoding M15 family metallopeptidase codes for MSRTTTATTGGVLTGIAAIVAALLAILGVRAAGGEVTEADGLVPDGVSVFDEEFPAVANLDPDLLQAVRRAATDAAKEGIRFQVNSGWRSTAYQDQLLRDAIDDYGSEAEAARWVATADTSAHVSGDAIDLGGLDATAWLSQHGSTYGLCQTYGNEPWHYELRPESSHQGCPQMMADPTQDPRLQVRTG; via the coding sequence ATGAGTCGAACCACAACAGCCACAACTGGTGGCGTCCTCACTGGCATCGCGGCAATCGTGGCCGCACTGCTTGCGATCCTCGGGGTCCGTGCCGCCGGTGGCGAAGTCACCGAGGCGGATGGTCTCGTCCCCGACGGGGTGTCCGTCTTCGACGAGGAGTTTCCCGCCGTGGCCAACCTTGACCCCGACCTGCTCCAGGCCGTGCGCCGAGCCGCCACCGATGCCGCAAAGGAAGGCATCAGGTTCCAGGTCAACAGCGGCTGGCGATCCACGGCATACCAGGATCAGCTGCTCCGCGATGCCATCGATGACTATGGCTCAGAGGCCGAGGCCGCTCGGTGGGTCGCCACCGCAGACACCTCGGCGCACGTCTCCGGGGACGCCATCGACCTCGGGGGCCTGGACGCGACGGCCTGGCTGTCCCAGCATGGCAGCACCTACGGGCTGTGCCAGACCTACGGCAACGAGCCCTGGCACTATGAGCTCCGCCCCGAGTCAAGCCATCAGGGGTGCCCTCAGATGATGGCCGATCCCACCCAGGACCCTCGCCTGCAGGTGCGCACGGGGTGA
- a CDS encoding aspartate aminotransferase family protein → MENRPDWTDEQWYAEDLTSVAGVERLRFFPQVVASASGAILTTPEGREVIDLSASWTATGIGHAHPDVVAAAERALRAAPGGSVLSGTHPDAVLLARALCERVQVVAPVGERRAYLGHAGTDANDVALRAARHVTGRPGIVAFEGGYHGGLGASQSVSGIHISGGAPADPDLTLIPYPDLYRPWQGSADTLLADTLAQVEEALAGGRLAAVIVEPIQSDGGVLVPPEGFLAGLRDATSRHGTLLIVDEVKVGLGRTGHFLAHHAQGVVPDLVTLGKALGNGLPISALVGSAAALDEPAASALMTTIGNPVSCAAALAVLELLDDGALAAAAARLGETATDLLEAHAASDAPGAAWIGQVRGRGLSLGIELVVPGTQKPADDIAAKTAFAGWRGGVVAYPVRGNIIEITPPLTITPEQLRTGLDRLMAALDAAVEGAVSDADLAPFSGW, encoded by the coding sequence ATGGAGAACCGACCCGACTGGACCGATGAGCAGTGGTATGCCGAGGACCTCACCTCCGTGGCTGGTGTCGAACGGCTGCGCTTCTTTCCCCAGGTGGTCGCCTCGGCCTCCGGTGCGATCCTGACCACGCCGGAAGGCCGCGAGGTGATCGACCTGAGCGCCTCGTGGACCGCGACCGGGATAGGTCACGCACACCCGGACGTGGTGGCCGCTGCCGAGCGAGCGTTGCGAGCAGCACCGGGTGGTTCGGTGCTGTCTGGCACGCACCCCGATGCCGTGCTGCTGGCACGTGCGCTCTGCGAGCGCGTGCAGGTCGTGGCACCTGTGGGTGAGCGCCGTGCCTATCTCGGTCACGCTGGCACGGATGCCAACGACGTGGCACTGCGGGCTGCCCGGCACGTCACCGGTCGACCCGGGATCGTGGCCTTCGAGGGTGGCTATCACGGCGGTCTCGGCGCCAGCCAGTCCGTGTCGGGGATTCACATCTCTGGCGGCGCTCCGGCCGATCCGGACCTGACGCTGATCCCCTATCCCGATCTGTATCGGCCGTGGCAAGGCTCTGCTGACACGCTGCTGGCGGACACCCTCGCGCAGGTCGAGGAGGCCCTGGCCGGCGGCCGGTTAGCTGCGGTGATCGTGGAGCCGATCCAGTCCGACGGTGGGGTGCTCGTGCCCCCGGAGGGATTCCTGGCCGGCCTGCGCGACGCCACTTCGCGCCACGGCACCCTGTTGATCGTCGACGAGGTCAAGGTCGGGCTGGGTCGCACCGGTCACTTCCTGGCGCATCACGCTCAGGGCGTGGTGCCCGACCTGGTCACCCTCGGCAAGGCGCTCGGCAACGGTCTGCCGATCTCTGCCCTGGTCGGCTCGGCTGCTGCGCTCGATGAGCCGGCCGCCTCCGCGCTGATGACAACGATCGGCAATCCAGTCAGTTGCGCTGCGGCCCTGGCCGTGCTTGAACTGCTAGATGATGGCGCTCTCGCCGCTGCCGCAGCCAGGTTGGGAGAGACTGCAACTGACCTCCTGGAGGCCCATGCCGCGAGCGACGCCCCCGGCGCCGCCTGGATCGGGCAGGTTCGTGGGCGGGGCCTGTCACTCGGGATCGAACTCGTCGTCCCGGGCACCCAGAAGCCCGCCGACGACATCGCTGCCAAGACTGCCTTCGCCGGCTGGCGCGGCGGCGTCGTGGCCTATCCGGTGCGCGGCAACATCATCGAGATCACGCCACCGCTGACCATCACCCCCGAGCAGCTGCGGACCGGCCTCGACCGACTCATGGCAGCACTCGATGCCGCGGTCGAGGGTGCCGTGTCGGACGCTGACCTCGCACCGTTCTCCGGCTGGTGA
- a CDS encoding response regulator transcription factor, with amino-acid sequence MRVLLVEDEPLMAGAIRDGLRLEAIATDIAGDGDTALELLSVNTYDIAVLDRDIPGPSGDDIAASIVATGSGTPILMLTAADRLDDLESGFGLGADDYLTKPFDLRELVLRLRALDRRRSHSRPPVQELAGLRLDPFRREVFRDGRYIALTRKQFAVLEVLMTAEGGVISAEELLERAWDENADPFTNAVRITVSALRKRLGEPGVIATVPGVGYRIDTAPTAGDAAAPHG; translated from the coding sequence ATGCGTGTGCTGCTCGTCGAGGACGAGCCTCTGATGGCCGGGGCGATCCGCGATGGGTTGCGCCTGGAGGCGATCGCGACCGACATCGCGGGCGACGGGGACACCGCCCTGGAGCTCCTGAGCGTCAACACCTACGACATCGCCGTGCTGGACCGCGACATCCCGGGACCGTCTGGTGACGACATCGCCGCGAGCATCGTTGCCACCGGCAGCGGCACGCCGATCCTGATGCTCACGGCCGCCGACCGGCTCGATGACTTGGAGTCCGGATTCGGGCTCGGCGCCGACGACTATCTCACCAAACCCTTCGATCTGCGTGAGCTGGTGCTCCGGCTCAGGGCGCTGGATCGCCGACGCTCACACAGCAGACCGCCAGTGCAGGAGCTCGCTGGTCTGCGCCTGGACCCGTTCCGCCGCGAGGTCTTCCGCGACGGCCGTTATATCGCGCTCACCCGCAAACAGTTCGCCGTGCTCGAGGTGCTCATGACGGCCGAGGGTGGGGTGATCAGCGCCGAGGAGCTCCTCGAGCGGGCCTGGGACGAGAACGCCGACCCGTTCACCAACGCTGTGCGCATCACGGTCTCGGCCCTGCGCAAACGGCTCGGCGAGCCAGGGGTCATCGCCACGGTCCCGGGCGTGGGCTATCGCATCGACACAGCACCGACCGCCGGCGACGCGGCAGCCCCACATGGCTAG